TCCGCTCGATCAGCACTCCGCAAATCGAATGGACTGAAATGATCCCTATCGATGACCGGGTCGCCTTGCGGACGACGACAGGAGCCGTTTACAGCGGCCTGGGTGAAAATCGTGAGGAGCAAGTCTCGATCGGTGGTTATCCGTTCGGACGTGTTCAAGCGTTGGAGCAGGGCCGGTGGAGCGATATTTCGTCAGTCTGGCGTTGGGGACTACCGCCCGCACTCGCAGGGATCACGCCTGACGGGCGTCTCGAGATCTTTGGTCAAATGGAAATCCTCAGCCCTCGGAATACTCGCTACGTTAGCAGTCATACCCCGTTGCATTCGTCTTCGGATTGGATCGCCTGCGCCAGCCACCCATTGATTGCGCTGAGACAGGACGGGACGTTATGGAGGTGGCGATTCAAGAGGAACAGTGACTTCGAAGTTGAGGCAGTCGGGAATCATCGCGACTGGATCGGGGTCGCGGTTGAGTGGTATGACGTGATGACCCTTGCGAAGGATGGAAGTCTCTGGCGCTACGACCTGATGGGCGACTTCGGTGAACATCATCCGGCCGACCAGTTGCAGTTGCTCGCGCCTTCGCGGAAACCCCATTGGCTGGGGAACATCTTTGGAAGCTCGGATCGCCAGTAACTATGCGGTTTCGCAGAGCGTTGCGCTCGCGAATGACATCGTCCCAGACACGATCCGGCGAGCGCTCATGTTGCGGCCTTGTTTCGGTCCTTTCGTTACGTGTAACATGGCGGCGATTTATGAAAGTTTGCAGTCTGCTGTCGGAAGGTTCCCGGGAAATCGTCCAATCTCCATTGCCGGATCAAGAACCTGGACACTTGCGTGAGGTGCTGCGATCCACAAGCCGCTTCGTTGTTTCCTCGATCCTCCTGCTCTTCCTGCAGCCAGCTGCAGTTTCTGCCGCCTCTCTCGGCGAGGCATTGAACGCGACGAACCTGGTCTGGAACACGCACGGTGATTTCCCTTGGATTGCGCAGAGTCCTGGACGTTCCGATTATCTGGCCGCGCGCAGCGGTAACATCACCCACAATCAATCCTCAGCCCTTGAAACAACGGTTACGGGTCCCGGAACCGTGAGCTTTTGGTGGCGCGCTTCGACAGAGACCAACAATGACTATGGTGCGATTCTCGTCGACAGCCACGAGCACGCGCGCATTTCCGGTGAGGTGCCCGCCTGGCGGCAGAGATCAATCGACGTCGGGTTTGGATCACACCTGATCACCTGGCAATACAGCCGCAACGGAACGGGTTCGGGTGGTAACAATGTCGTGTGGCTCGAAGACGTCTCCTTCGCCGCCGGAGCCCAGGCTGCCGCCATTGCGGTTGATCCAGCCAGCCGTGTGTTCGCACCCTTCGCTTCGGCCAGTATGAGCGTCGAACCCCGTGGAACGCCGCCGTTGCAAATCCAGTGGTTCAAAAATGGCGAGCCAGTGGAGAGCGCGACCAACGCAACGCTCGCCTTTGATGCCGTTACGTTTCTGGACGCGGGCACCTATCACGCAAGTGTCTCGAATGCTTTTGGATTTGCAGTGAGCACCAATGCTGAGGTCAGAGTGCTTCATCTTGTGGCGTGGGGCGCAGGAACAGCCAATTCGAATTTCAATCCGCATTTCGGCCAAAGCTCCGTCCCAGTTTCGGGTGTCGATGCAAAAAGCATTGGCACTGGATTTTATCACAGCCTGGCACTCCGGCCCGATGGACGCGTTGCGATCTGGGGCCAGCAATCACAGCCGCCCGGAGACCTCACGAATGCAGCCGCTGTTTCCGGCGGCAGCACATTCAGCGCCGCGTTGCGAACAAATGGGACCCTGTCGTATTGGGGATCGATCAGTTTCCAGGTCGGAACCGCGACCAACCTCAGCGCAATCGCCGCGGGATCAAGCCACGTTCTCGGACTGCGAAGCAACGGAACCGTCATGGTAGCTGGTTCATTTCTGGTGCAAGGGCAGGGCATAATTCCCACGAACCTTCTGCCCGTTGTTGGGATCGCTGCCGGTGCCCATCACAATGTGGTGCTTCAGACCAACGGAACCGTCCGCGCCTGGGGCGGGAATTTCTCGGGCCAAACAAACGTTCCGATCGGATTGAGCAACGTCGTGGCGATCGCTGCAGGCGGATCGAACAGCGTGGCAATCCGAAGCGACGGAACAATTGTGGTGTGGGGCGACAATGGATCTGGTCAAACCAATGTTCCACCATCGGCGACCAATATCTTCGCGGCAAGTGTCGGGTTCGGTCATATCCTCGCGCACCGGTATGATGGATCGTTGATTGCGTGGGGAGCTAATCAGCACGGACAAGCCGCTGTTCCCGATGCACTGACGAACGTTGTGGCGGTTTCGTCAGGCGCCTTTCACAACCTGGCAATGGTACATTCCGGGGGGCCGGCGCTTCTGACCCGAACGATCAATCGCACGGTGTTTGTTGGAGAGCCGGTATCGTTTGCGGCATCTCCCTTCGGTTCTGAGCCGCTCTTCCTTCAGTGGATGCGAAACGACGAGATCCTCCCGGATCAAACGAATCGCGCGCTGAACATTTCTGCGGCAGCAGCCGGCGACAGCGGCGCCTATTCAATCATCGCGAGCCATGGTTCCGGCAGCGTTACAGGCCTGGTTGGACGGCTGACGGTGAACACGCTGGAGCCCTCCTTCACACAAAACCCTTCATTGGTGCATGTGGCGGTTGGCTCCAACGCAGTTCTGAGAGCGACCGTTGTTGGGATGCCTCCGATCAGCCTCCAGTGGCGATTCAATGGAACGAACATCCAAGGGTATACCAACCTGGAAATCACCTTAACGAATGTCCACATTGGACAGGAAGGCGAGTATTCGCTGGTTGCCAGCAACGCGTTCGGCCAAACGATCAGCGCGAATGCCGCGCTGATCGTCATCGATTTGCCTGAGGCACTGGATGCGCCAGAGTTAGCTTGGGCAACCTATGCAGAGGGCAGTTGGATTCCACATACCGGCGACTCGCACGATGGGATTGCCGCCGGGATGTGCATCCGAATGAACCCGATTATTCCGAGCCATCTTTCGACATACGTTGTTGGACCTGCAATTCTAAAGTTTTGGTATACAGTTGCCTTCAGTAGCGGCTTTACCAAGCGGTTCGACTTTCGTGCCTATGGGCCTTTTGGTTACGAATCCCGGTCTCTTTCGTCAATGGTTTGGAAGGAGGAGACCGTCTTTTTGCCTGCGGGAACGAATGCAGTCGAATGGTCCGCCGGGTCTTCCGAGACAGGAATTTTCGGACTTCTGGATTCGGTGAGTGTCACTCCAGGCGCGGTCCCGCCATTCGTGACACCCCTCGCAGACCAGACAGCTGCGGCAGGAGAGAATCTGGTTCTTTCTGCGCCGGTCTTCGGAACTCCGCCGCTGACCCTGCAGTGGAGGCACAATGGAACAAACATTGCCGGCGCGACGCGTACGTCACTGAGCCTGACCAATGTTCAAGCGCATCATTCTGGAGAATACGACCTGCTGATCACCAGCCCCTACGGGTCAACCAATGCAATGGCAACCGTATCCATTACTCCATCTGTTCCGCAGATCACAACGCCCGTTAAGAGCCGGGAAATGGTTTTTGGAGGCACCGTGCAATTCGATGTCGAAGCCCGTGGAACTGATCCGCTGACATATCAATGGGAACATGCGGGTGTCGCCATCTCGCATGCGACCAACGCATCCTTGAGGCTGAGCCTGCTGGAAGCGAGCTCTGCCGGGACATACCGCGTCGTCATCACCAACATTTTCGGATCTGCGACTTCTGAGGCCGTTCTCACCGTTGTTCCACGTCTTATTGTGGGGTGGGGAACAATTACCGCGAGCACGCCCGAACCGCCGTTTGGAGTGACCAACGTCATTGCCATTTCCGCAGGCGACGCCACCAGCGTTGCACTCCGCGATGATGGAACCCTCTACGCCTGGGGCTGGGATGCCTTCAGCCGGCTGGCGGTTCCATCGACCGCAACCAATGTCGTAAAAATTTCCATGGGTGGCATGCACGGCTCCGCATTGCATCAGAATGGAACATTGACTCATTGGGGCGATCCCTTCTTTGATTCATCTTCCATCGTTCCGCCCGGGCTTGTGAATGTCATCGAAACAGCATCCGGCGACGCATTCCACATTGTCCTGAAGGCGGATGGCACTCTGACAGTCTGGGGCGACGGGTTCTTGAACCCAACAAACGTACCGCCAAATCTCTCGAACATTGTAGCGATCGCCGCCGGCAACTATCACGGTGTGGCATTGACACGCGAAGGCGGTGTCGTGTCCTGGGGCTACAATTCACGGGGCCAAACTAATGTCCCGCCTGGGTTGTCAAATATCGTGAGCGTCGCGGCTGGAGGCGATTTCAGCATGGCTCTGGATTCTAGCGGGCGTGTGTCTGCATGGGGATCCGGAGGCTCCCTGGTTACTACCATTCCAATCTCGGCCACGAACGTGGTTGCGATTGCCGCAGGCGGCAGTCACGCGCTGGCGTTGCGAAGCGATCGCACATTGGTGACGTGGGGCAACGGGTCCGATGCACGGGATAAAATGCCGCCATGGCTGACGAACGTCGTTGCCATCGATGGTGGAAGAACCCACAGCCTTGCACTGTTGAATGACGGGTCGCCGCACATTGTTCGACATCCGTGGACGCAGACGGTGTTCACGGGCGATACCGTCCGGTTCGATGTTGCAGCGCTTGGAAACGAAATATTGAGCTATCAGTGGAAGCACAATGGAACCAACGTTCCCGGTGCGACAGGCGCGACGTTGCTTCTGACAAACGCGCCGCTGATGGCCGCTGGAATTTATCATTGCGTGGTGACCAATCCGGCGGGAGTCGCAGCATCGCATCCCGCGTCGCTGGCGGTATTGCGGTCGACGCCGCAGGTCACTGCAGCGGGTTCCGGGTTTGAGGCGCCGGGGACTTTTCGAATGCGGATCCTGGGCTTGTCGGGACACGGGGAAGTGCTTGTGTATGCGTCAACCAACCTGCTGCAATGGCAACCCGTGCACACCAATGCCGCGGCGGTTGGAACCATCCTTTATTTTGACGCAGTGGGAACGAATGCCATGCAGCGATTCTTCCGAGTTGAAGAGCGTTAGAAGAAAAGATTTCCAAGCGAAGGGCGCAGCCCCAACCGCAGTGCCCGCGTTCCAGGACCGTGATCTAACGTCTTGCCATAGTCTCGAGGGCGGCCAGGAATTTTGCGCGGGAAATCGGTTTCTCGATCATGAAACTCGCGCCCAATACGATGCTGGATTCAAGGCGGGATTCATCGGCGAAGAGACCTTCGCCTGAGATGGCAATGACCTGAATGCCCGGCCATCTGGCTTTGATCTCGCGCAACGTCGCGATTCCACCCTTGCGAGGCATTTTCAAGTCGAGCACGACGATGTCCGCATGACCTTTGGCAATGACATCCAATGCTTCCACACCGTCACCTGCCTCCGTGACGGTGTAGGTCGACTTGGGGACCATTGCACGGAGCGCCCCGCGGACGGCAGGCTCGTCGTCCACAATCAATATGCGTTTGACCGAGGCTGGTCGGGCCGCGTTCTGCGCCAATTTAGCCGCTTCAATCTGCTGCATTTCGAACACCTACATCGGACACAATGCCCCGTTCTTGAACTGCGAAGTTCGCGAGGCTGGCAAAATTCTCAGGTCAAGGCAGAGGGCGCAAATCCAAGGCGATCTCCCAAAGCAACGAGAGCGTCCAAACATTCAGCGGCCTCTTTGTCCCCATTTGCGGCGCGATCGCGGAACTCATCGAGCTTTGTGTGTCGCAGCTGCCAATACGTGTTCTGAACCTCGGCAAGGTTCAACCCAAGCGGCAGCGGCATCATCAGCCCCGCAATGG
This window of the Verrucomicrobiia bacterium genome carries:
- a CDS encoding immunoglobulin domain-containing protein, whose protein sequence is MKVCSLLSEGSREIVQSPLPDQEPGHLREVLRSTSRFVVSSILLLFLQPAAVSAASLGEALNATNLVWNTHGDFPWIAQSPGRSDYLAARSGNITHNQSSALETTVTGPGTVSFWWRASTETNNDYGAILVDSHEHARISGEVPAWRQRSIDVGFGSHLITWQYSRNGTGSGGNNVVWLEDVSFAAGAQAAAIAVDPASRVFAPFASASMSVEPRGTPPLQIQWFKNGEPVESATNATLAFDAVTFLDAGTYHASVSNAFGFAVSTNAEVRVLHLVAWGAGTANSNFNPHFGQSSVPVSGVDAKSIGTGFYHSLALRPDGRVAIWGQQSQPPGDLTNAAAVSGGSTFSAALRTNGTLSYWGSISFQVGTATNLSAIAAGSSHVLGLRSNGTVMVAGSFLVQGQGIIPTNLLPVVGIAAGAHHNVVLQTNGTVRAWGGNFSGQTNVPIGLSNVVAIAAGGSNSVAIRSDGTIVVWGDNGSGQTNVPPSATNIFAASVGFGHILAHRYDGSLIAWGANQHGQAAVPDALTNVVAVSSGAFHNLAMVHSGGPALLTRTINRTVFVGEPVSFAASPFGSEPLFLQWMRNDEILPDQTNRALNISAAAAGDSGAYSIIASHGSGSVTGLVGRLTVNTLEPSFTQNPSLVHVAVGSNAVLRATVVGMPPISLQWRFNGTNIQGYTNLEITLTNVHIGQEGEYSLVASNAFGQTISANAALIVIDLPEALDAPELAWATYAEGSWIPHTGDSHDGIAAGMCIRMNPIIPSHLSTYVVGPAILKFWYTVAFSSGFTKRFDFRAYGPFGYESRSLSSMVWKEETVFLPAGTNAVEWSAGSSETGIFGLLDSVSVTPGAVPPFVTPLADQTAAAGENLVLSAPVFGTPPLTLQWRHNGTNIAGATRTSLSLTNVQAHHSGEYDLLITSPYGSTNAMATVSITPSVPQITTPVKSREMVFGGTVQFDVEARGTDPLTYQWEHAGVAISHATNASLRLSLLEASSAGTYRVVITNIFGSATSEAVLTVVPRLIVGWGTITASTPEPPFGVTNVIAISAGDATSVALRDDGTLYAWGWDAFSRLAVPSTATNVVKISMGGMHGSALHQNGTLTHWGDPFFDSSSIVPPGLVNVIETASGDAFHIVLKADGTLTVWGDGFLNPTNVPPNLSNIVAIAAGNYHGVALTREGGVVSWGYNSRGQTNVPPGLSNIVSVAAGGDFSMALDSSGRVSAWGSGGSLVTTIPISATNVVAIAAGGSHALALRSDRTLVTWGNGSDARDKMPPWLTNVVAIDGGRTHSLALLNDGSPHIVRHPWTQTVFTGDTVRFDVAALGNEILSYQWKHNGTNVPGATGATLLLTNAPLMAAGIYHCVVTNPAGVAASHPASLAVLRSTPQVTAAGSGFEAPGTFRMRILGLSGHGEVLVYASTNLLQWQPVHTNAAAVGTILYFDAVGTNAMQRFFRVEER
- a CDS encoding response regulator, with product MQQIEAAKLAQNAARPASVKRILIVDDEPAVRGALRAMVPKSTYTVTEAGDGVEALDVIAKGHADIVVLDLKMPRKGGIATLREIKARWPGIQVIAISGEGLFADESRLESSIVLGASFMIEKPISRAKFLAALETMARR